The window CTATACAGACACACTTCTTAAATGGTGCAAAAAAGCAGCAGTCAGGTAAGGTTGTAAATATTCATACCGGAAATCAATTTAAAATGATTGTAGCTCAGCCGAATACTTTTGATGATGCACAAGATATTTGCGATCACTTAAAGAGCAAAAAACCTGTAGTTATAAATCTTGAGGGCATTGAAAAGCAAGATGCTCAGAGAATAATTGATTTTTTAAGCGGTTCGGTATATGCGCTTGATGGCAGTATTCAAAAAGTTTCATGTGATATCTTTGTTATAGCTCCAAATAATGTAGATGTTAGTGGCGATTTAAAGGATGAACTAAGAAACAAGACCGTTTTTCCATGGGCTAAATAGTTTTGTCTCTTACATTGGAGGAGTAATTTAGATGGATTCAGTTTATAGAGCTATAAATGGCGTGTTGTTTGCCTTTGAGATGATTTTGGTAGCCAGAGCAGTTCTGTCGTGGTTTCCGGTTTCAAGGAATAACAGATTTGTAGATTTGCTTTATGCTATTACCGAACCGGTACTTTCACCGATACGTAATATGCTTAGCAAATCAAGTATATTTAATAATTCCATGCTGTCTATGATGGATTTTTCTCCAATTGTTGCATTTCTGCTTATAGAAGTAATCAGAAATGTGTTATTCAGTATTTTTAAAATATTTTTATATTAGGAATTTATGGATAAAAACGAATTATTAAAGATGGTTTCAAAACTAGAGGATAGGGTGCTTGTTTCACGTTTATTGGACAAGGTTGAACAGTGCCGTTATTCCTCTTTTGTATATTCAGATTTTCTTTCTCCTTATGAAGCTTCTGTTGTCAAAAAGGTTTTGGACAGGGTTAAGGATGCTTTTTACAAGTTAACAGGCGGTTATGAAGGAGCAGAGCGGGCTATAACTGTAATAAGCAGTGATTTTATAGAAGAAGATATTCCTTACAGTACTCCCATAAGCTTATTGAGAATAACACCTGTTATTGATAATAAGCTGTCTCATAGGGACTATCTTGGCTCATTAATCGGTTTGGGAATCAAGAGAGAAAAAATCGGAGATATACTTGTTAATGAAACATTTGCTGATGTTTTTGTTATTGATAAAATAGCGGAATATATATTATACAATTTGGACAAAATTGGTAATGTAAAAGTGCAATGTGAATTGTGCGATATATATCAATTTACTCCGCCCCAAAAGAAGGAGCGGAGCATAAATACCACGGTAGCTTCTCTTCGTGCCGATTCAGTTGCATCCAGCGGATTTGGTTTGTCCAGAACCAAGGTAATGGAGTATTTTAAAGCGCAAAGAGTAAATGTAAACTGGGAAGTGGTTCAAAGTCCTTCCAAAATGTTGGATGAGGGAGACGTAATATCAATACGGGGAATGGGAAGAATTGTTCTGGAAAAGGTTTTGGGAAACACCAGAAAGGATAGAATCAGCATTGTTATAAAACGTTTCGAATAATATGATAACTCTAGAAAGGGTGACCGTTTATGAATTATACGCCGAATGATCTTGATAATATAAAATTTAAGAAAAATTTTATGGGATATAATGAAGATCAGGTTAACGAGGTTTTAGATAGTGTAATACAGGATTATGAGCTTTACATAAAAGAAAATATAGAGCTTAAAGATAGAATTTCAGTGTTAAATGAAGGTATTCAGCATTACAAAAACATTGAGGAATCTCTGCAAAATACACTGATAGTAGCACAGCAAACCGGTGAAGAAATTAAGAAAAATTCTTATGAAAAGGCAGAAAACATTACTAAAGAGGCTGAATTAAAGGCTCAGAGGATAATTAATGATGCCAATCAGGAGGTTATCAAGATTCGTTTCGAATATGAAGAAATGAAGAAAAGACTTCACCTTTTCAAAACCAAGTCGGAAACACTTTTATTGTCTCAGTTGGAGTTGCTGAAACAATTGTTTAACACAGATAATGATATAGAATAAAAAATACAGTTTTAAAACTTTTAGCCCTTAGAAACAAGGTAATAAACTTGTTTCCGAGGGTTTTGTGTGTTAATGGAATAATTATAGAAAATATGATATAATTACAAACATATTTTCAAGTAGATTCTATCATTTAATAATAACTGTGGGGTGTTATTTTTTGCAGGTCAAAAAAGTAAAAAAGAAGAAAAAATATAAACGAGTTGAAAGTGGTTTTTCAAAATATAAAAACGAAATTATGGGCCTTATTTTATTTGCCTTTGGAGTACTGGCTTTTTTTAGTTTTATATTTACAAAATCCATGGGGGTTTTCGGAAGAGCCATAACAAATGTTATGCTGGGTTTTCTGGGAGTAGCAGCATATGTGGTTCCTATTGTACTCATAACATATGGTGTGGCTATGATTTTTAAAATGGATAGTCATAATTTCAGACGCAGACTAATATATTTTGGAGTGCTTTTGGTATTGCTAGCTGCTTTTATTCAGGTATCCATATTCAATTACGAAGAGTATTCAGGCAGAAATTTATTTTACAGTATCTCAAAATTTTATGAAGACGGGAAAGCTTTGTCCGGCGGAGGTGTACTGGGAGGGCTTTTGAGTCTGCCGTTTTTAATGACATTTCAGGTTTTAGGAACTGTCATAATTCTTACAACAATATCAATTATTGATGTAATATTGCTGACTAATGTATCAATGGCGGCTTTCCTGAAAAACGTTTCACTATACTTTTCCAATAAAATGAAGTCCGTCAATGAAAACAGAAAGCTAAGAAAGCAGGAGAGACTGGAAGCTCAGGAAGAGTCTGAAAATGAAACGGAAGCTGATGAAATTGATGAGGAAAAGCCTAATAAGAAGCATAAAATAATTAACTTTAAAATAGAACGTGAGAACCGTGGCAAATCAGCTGAAAAACTTGAGCAAGCACCTGAAAACAATGAGTCAGAGGTTGAAGCCGCAGGGGAGGATTCGGAGGAATTCACTGTCAGCCTTACAGGGTTTAATGAGGTTGCAGATGAGTTGGTAATATCTGATATAAAGGATGCGGGATTATGTCCTGACACCAGTTCACCTGATGACTTGGGCAACCGGAATACCACAGATGAGAATACAGAAAGTCAAGTAGGCTCGCCTACGGAAAAAGATACACAGAAGGGTTCAGCCGATGAAAATAATCAGGAGGAACTGGTTATACCTCAGACAGAGATAAAGAAGCCTATGATTTATAATTATCCTTCAACGGATTTACTGGATTCCAATAAAGACGATATCAATGTTAAGGCACTAAAAAATGTTGCACTTGAAGGTGCCAAGAAATTAGAGGATACATTAAAGAGCTTTGGGGTAGATGCCCGTGTTATTAATATCAGCCGAGGGCCTGCTGTAACCAGATATGAAATACAGCCGAGTCCCGGAGTAAAAGTAAGCAAAATAGTAAATTTGTCCGATGATATAGCACTTAACCTTGCAGCTGCAGGTGTGAGAATTGAAGCTCCAATTCCCGGGAAAGCCGCCGTGGGCATAGAAGTACCAAACAAGGAAATGTCCGCCGTGCTTTTAAAGGAAATTATTGAATCAAGAGAGTTTTCAAATCATTCCTCAAAACTTGCTTTTTCAGTGGGAAAAGACATTTCAGGAGAAACGATTGTTGCGGATATCGGTAAAATGCCTCATATGCTGGTCGCCGGTGCTACGGGCTCGGGAAAGAGTGTATGTATAAACAGCTTAATTATGAGTATTTTATTCAAGGCATCCCCGGAGGAAGTTAAGCTTCTGATGGTTGACCCGAAAGTAGTTGAGCTTGGAATTTATAATGGTATTCCTCATTTGCTTATACCTGTAGTTACAGACCCGAAGAAGGCTGCCGGAGCGCTTAACTGGGCTGTACAGGAAATGGTAAACAGGTACAAGCTGTTTGCCGACAAGGGAGTAAGAGATTTAAAGGGATATAATGCAATGTTAACTGCAAACAATGAGCAGGGCATATTGCCTCATGTTGTAATTATAGTAGACGAACTTGCGGACCTTATGATGGTTGCTCCAAATGATGTTGAGGATGCAATATGCCGTCTCGCACAGATGGCAAGAGCAGCCGGAATGCACTTGGTAATTGCAACACAAAGGCCTTCTGTAGACGTAATTACCGGTGTTATAAAGGCAAATATTCCTTCCAGAATTTCTTTTGCCGTTTCGTCACAGGTGGACTCAAGAACTATACTTGATATGAGCGGAGCAGAAAAACTTCTTGGAAAGGGAGATATGTTGTTTTATCCGGTTGGAGAACCAAAGCCTCTGAGAGTAAAGGGATCATTTGTATCTGATACGGAGGTTGAGAGAGTAGTAGAATTTATTAAGACACAGGGTTATACTTCATATGACGAAGATATAATTGAAAAAATAAATGATCAGGCTACGGGAAAAGATGATAACCCGGGAGATAACGATGAACTTCTGAATCAGGCTATAGAAATGGTAGTTGACGCAGGACAAGCATCAGTTTCATTGGTTCAGAGGAAGTTTAAAGTTGGTTATTCAAGAGCCGCAAGAATAATAGACCAAATGGAAGCGCGAAATATAGTTGGCAGGTTTGAGGGCAGCAAACCCAGACAGGTGTTAATCTCCAAACAGCAGTGGATGGAAATGCAAATGAACCAGAATGACAAGCAAAAGGCAAACCAGTAATGTTATATAAAATTTAATACCAATAATAAAAATGTATGAATACTTAAAAGGATTCATACATTTTATTGTCAGCAGATTATTTCCCGTCAGGTATAAATATTTGCCCTTTATCATAACTATTTTATAAATATACACTTAATAGTGGACTAGCTAAAGAAAATTTATAAAATACGTGGGGGTATAAAAATGTTTATATTAACTTCATTTAATGCTTGTTTAATGGTTTTGCTTCTTTGTTATGTATTTTACAGACTTATAAAGGCTAAAAAGGCTGTAATGCTTGTTTCATTTACTATTCAGCTTTGTGCCTTAACGATAGTAGTTCTATCTCTTGCAAATGATGTGAAAATCAGTAATAGTATAGAGCTTTTTTATATTGTATTTGGAATAATAATTCCGGCATGTTTTATTATATGGGATTACAGGTTGATATTAAATAGTCGCAGAGTAGCAGAAGGACATGCGGACTATATAACAGTTAAAAATGAAATAATACCGCAGGATGAAAACAGTTTGCCGGAAGCCTCCTGCATGGGCACTTCTGAGATAAGTCAAAGAGTGATGGATGTATTGGAAAATGAAGATTTTGTTGATGACACTATCACTGAAATAAATTTACTAAAAGATGATTTGTTTTTCGGAATTAAGAAGAAGCTAATTAAAGCCGAGAACAGATATAGTCAGGGAAATTTTGATTTTGCATACGACATATATAAAGGTATGCTGGACATTACACAAACTACAGGGAATCTGTATTTTAACTATGGAAATGTATGTTTTAAAAAAGGAATGTACAAAGAGGCAATTTCTTGCTATAGAAAAGTACTTGAGTTGGATAGGCTATTCGAAAAAAAACATTTAATTTATGTAAACCTTGGTATAACATACTTCAATATGGAAAAAACAGAACTTGCATTGGATAATTTCTTCAAGGCTCTGGAAATAAATCCTGAATGTTCCACTGCAAAGGAAGGCATCGGCAGAATTTATACAACGACAGGGAGGGAAGCAGATGCAATCATGTACTATGAAGATTTGCTGAAAAATGATAACAGTAATTATGAACTCTCCTTATCACTGGGTAAACTCTTAGTTGAGCTGGGATATATTGATGAGGCGAAAGTTCGTTTTGAGACCTGTATTAAGCACAAACCCGGACAGGCAGAAGCATATATCCTGCTTGGAAAGTTATTTATGACGGTAGGGCAGTATTCCGAAGCTACTAAGGTTTTTAAAACCTATATAACAACTAATAATGCTGATTATATTGGACATTATAACCTTGCAGAATGTTATTTCCAAAATAAAGAGTACAAAAATGCAATTACTGAATATATGCAGACCATAAATTATAACCCTAATAGTCACGAAAGTTTATACAAACTGGGTTTAATATATGATGAGACGGAGGAACCTGAAAAAGCTATAGATTGCTTCAGAGCTGTAATTCAAATAAAACGGGATTTTATAGACGCATATAACAACCTTGGAATAGTTTTGGCAAAAAGTCAAAGACATGTTGAAGCTCTTGCCTCATACACGGAGGGAATTAAACAAAGCCCTGATAATTTCAGACTTTATTTTAACATGGGCGTTGTACTGTTTGAGTTAAAACGATATGAGGACTCTTCGGATGCCTTTGCAAGAGCTGTTGAGTTGAATCCGGCTGACAGGGATGTTTATTACTACCTGGGTGCTTCATTAACCGAATTAAAGCAGTACGATGAAGCAATCAAAGCATATGGAAGAGCTCTTGATGACAGGATGCAGGAAGGCGAGTTGTATTATAATATAGCTGCAGTTTATGCATTAATGAAAAAGCAGGATATTGCATTGGATAACCTAAAGAAGGCAGTAAGCAAGGATTCAGACATAAAACGGGAAATTACCCGGAACAGCGTATTTGATTACATGAGGACAAATTCTGATTTTATAGAACTGGTTTCTTAATTATTGTTTACTATAACCTTATTTGTGTTAAAATAACATAGAAAATATTAAATATCAAATAAGGTGGTACTGACATATACAACCGTTAGTACAAGGTGAATAAATGAGTTTTTTACCCATAAGTTTTGAAGATATGAATGAAAAAGGCTGGGATCAGCTTGACTTTCTATATATAAGCGGAGATGCCTACGTGGATCATCCCAGTTTCGGACATGCAATAATAACCAGAGTCTTGGAAAGTGAGGGCTTCAAGGTTGGAATAATAGCCCAGCCCAACTGGAAAAACAGCGAGGATTTCAAGAAATTAGGAAGACCAAAGTACGGCGTACTTATATCCTCAGGTGTTATAGATTCAATGGTAAACCACTATACCACCAGTAAAAAGAAAAGATCCTCTGATTTGTATTCTCCGGGAGGAAAAGCCGGATACAGACCTGACAGAGCTGTTATAGTCTATGCAAATAAGATAAAAGAGATATTTAAGGATACTCCCGTTATAATAGGAGGACTTGAAGCAAGTCTCAGGAGATTTGCACATTATGACTATTGGGATGATAAAGTAAGGAGATCAATTCTTGTAGATTCCAAAGCCGATCTTCTGGTATATGGAATGGGTGAAAAGCCTATAACTGAGATAGCCAAATTGCTGAAAAAAGACGTTCCTGTCCATAGTATAAAGAATTTACGAGGCAGTGCTTACCTTGCAAGATACGAAGAACTTCCCGCCGAAATAAGAGAGGCAATTGATTCAAATGGGAATAAGAAAGTAGCTGTATTGCCAGCATTTGAAGCAGTACAGGAAAGTAAAAAAGTATATGCAGAAGCTTTCAAAATTCAGTATAACGAGCAGGATGCAATAAACGGAAGAACCTTGGTACAACCCCACGGTGACAGATATCTGGTTCAGAATCCTCCTATAATGCCTTTATCAACTGCCGAATTAGACAGGGTTTATGCCCTTCCATACGAAAGGACATACCATCCGGTTTACGAAAAGTACGGAGGGATTCCTGCAATTAACGAGGTGGAGTTCAGCATAACAAGTCACAGAGGCTGCTATGGAGGCTGTTCTTTTTGTGCACTGAATTTTCATCAGGGTAGGGTAATTCAAAAAAGAAGTCAGGCATCAATATTAAATGAGGCAAAGAAACTAACCTGGACACAGGGCTTTAAAGGATATATACACGACGTGGGAGGTCCTACAGCCAACTTCAGGAATGTTGCCTGCGAAAAACAGGTTAAAAACGGCGTCTGCAAAGAGAAACAATGCCTGCATCCTGAACCTTGTAAAAACCTCATAGTAGATCATTCTGAGTATCTGGAACTATTACGTAAACTCAGGACACTTCCTGACGTTAAGAAAGTATTTATCCGCTCAGGAATACGTTATGACTATCTGATGCTTGACAAAAATGACGACTTTTTTACTGAATTATGCGAGCATCACGTCAGCGGACAGCTTAAAGTTGCTCCGGAACATGTAGTGGACAGAGTTCTTGATAAAATGGGAAAGCCAAAAAGACAGCTATACGACCGATTTGTAAAGAAATTTTATGAAATAAACGAAAAAATTCATATGGAACAATATCTTGTTCCATATTTAATTTCCAGCCATCCGGGCAGTGATTTGAATGCTGCCGTAGAATTGGCTGAATATTTGAAACAGCAGGGATATATGCCTGAACAGGTTCAGGATTTTTATCCGACACCGGGAACACTTTCAACCTGTATGTTCTATACAGGCTATGATGCAAGAAATATGAAGAAGGTATATGTGCCGAAAACACCCAAAGAAAAAGCCATGCAAAGGGCACTGTTACAATATCGTAAAAAAGAAAATTATCATCTTGTAATAGAGGCGTTAAAGGAAGCACATAGGGAAGACCTCATCGGATTTGGCCCAAATTGTCTTGTAAAACCATTAAGAGGGAAACAATATGGGAATACACCCAATAAGGAAAAAACAGCGGTGGAAGGCGGCAAGGGAAGAACTAAAAGAGGGGAAAATAAGACAAGTAATACAAAAGGCGGGAAATCCACAAAGCAAACATTTAGGGAAAATAGTAACAAAAATAGAAAACAAAGTAGCAAGACAGCCTATTCAAATGCTAAATCAAAATCGGGTGACATGAAAAATTTGACAAGAAAAAAACGATAAAATAAAATGTAATAGTTACAAAAAATACTCAGGAAAAAGGAAAGGAAGAAACCATGTCTGCCAAAGTTTTGAATGGAACTGAGCTTGCGGCAAAAGTTAAGTCTGAGCTAAAAGCAAAAATAGACGAATTGAAGTCAAAGGGTATAAATCCCGGACTTGCAGTTATTATTGTAGGCGATGACCCTGCGTCAAGGGTATATGTAAACCACAAAAAGAACGATTGTGCTGAAATCGGTATTAAATCATTTGAATACGCACTTCCTGCAAGTACTAAAGAAGAAGAATTACTTGGCTTAATAGAAACCTTGAATAATGATGCTGCTGTAAATGGTATACTTGTCCAGTTGCCGATACCAAAGCACATAAATGAAGATAAGGTTATTGCAGCCATAAGCCCCGACAAGGATGCTGATTGTTTCCATCCTATGAATGTTGGAAAGCTCATGATTGGAAAGCCTGAATTTCTTCCATGCACTCCCGCCGGAGTTGTGGAATTGCTGGAAGAAAATGATATAGAAATATCGGGAAAAAACTGTGTTGTAGTTGGCAGAAGCAATATAGTAGGAAAGCCACAGGCGATTTTGCTTCTTGCAAAAAATGCAACCGTAACCATATGCCACTCAAAAACTGCCAATATTCAGGAAGTATGCAGAAGCGCAGATATTTTGGTAGTTGCTATTGGGAAATCAGAGTTTATCAAACCGGAATATGTAAAACCCGGCGCTATTGTTATTGATGTAGGCGTATCAAGAGGAGCAGACGGGAAATTAGTAGGGGATGTACAGTTTGCAGAGGTTTCGGAAATAGCATCTGCCATAACGAAGGTAACAGGTGGAGTTGGGCCTATGACCAGAGCTATGTTGATGAAAAATACCTACAAGGCGGCATTGTTGCAAAACAGTCTGTAATTTCCTTGGTCAATAATTACAAAAACAAAGGAATAGCCTTTGTATTTTTCATTCTTGACATAAAAATTAAATAAGTTTACAATTAAATTGATTATGGAATAAGAGCCAGTTCGTATTGTAGAGTTATATTTAATTGATTATTAAGCTATTTAGGCTAATATATATATGCAGGTTTGTTTTATTAATGTTAGAAAAGCTTCAACTGGGATTATTGTAAAAATTCTGGTATTATGCGTAGTTTAAATGACATATTTAGTAAAACGTCTCATATGTTTGAGTATTATACATTATTTGTATCAGTCATAGCCATATACCGCTTAGTTATTATTATATTGTGCTATTCTACAGTACATAGGCCTTTATAGGTTCATTTCTGCTTTTATTCCAATATTATTATGGTTATTGCGAATTATGAAATTTGAGCTTTGAAAACTGAATAAGGAGGAGGTGTTTAAGATAATAATTAACATTTTAATTGGATTGGCCTGCGGATTAATTATTGCAGTTATTGCTTCTAAAATATTTTATGATAGAGGATTTGAGGCCAGAAAAAAGCAGGCAGAAGCCCAAATAGGCAGTGCCGAGCAAGAGGCCCAAAGAATTGTTGGAGAAGCTTTTAAACAAGGCGAGAATAAGAAGAGGGAAGCACTTCTTGAGGCTAAGGAAGAAATTCATAAAAGCAGAGTAGAACTTGACAGAGATATCAAGGATAGACGAAATGAGTTTATGAGGCAGGAAAGAAGGCTCGTTCAGAAGGAAGAAACACTCGACAAGAAAGTAGAAGCACTTGAACAGAAAGATGAAGCTTTAAATAAAAAGCTGAAGGATATTGAAGTTTTACAAGAGCAATCCCAAGAGCTTGTTAAAAAGCAAACTGAGGAACTCGAAAGAATTGCCGGATTATCTGTAGAAGATGCTAAGGAATACTTGCTTCGTAACATTGAAAACGAAGTAAAACATGAGGCTGCGGCACTTATAAAGGAAATTGAGTCTAACGCCAAACAGGAAGCAGATCGTAAGGCAAAGGATATATTGGCAACTGCAATACAGAAGTGTGCTGCTGATCATGTATCTGAAGCTACTGTTTCTGTAGTACCTTTACCTAATGATGAGATGAAGGGAAGAATTATCGGTCGTGAGGGTAGAAATATAAGGACTCTTGAGACCTTAACAGGAATTGATTTGATTATTGATGATACACCGGAAGCTGTAATATTGTCTGGATTTGATCCTATACGCAGAGAGGTTGCCAGATTAACTCTTGAAAAGCTTATTCTTGATGGAAGAATTCATCCTGCAAGAATCGAAGAGATGGTTGAAAAGGCTAAAAAAGAGGTTGACAACACTATTCGTCAAGAAGGTGACAATGCAGCATTTGAGACAGGCGTGCACGGCTTGCATCCGGAACTTGTAAGACTTTTGGGTAAACTTAAGTTCAGAACA of the Ruminiclostridium papyrosolvens DSM 2782 genome contains:
- a CDS encoding DivIVA domain-containing protein, producing the protein MNYTPNDLDNIKFKKNFMGYNEDQVNEVLDSVIQDYELYIKENIELKDRISVLNEGIQHYKNIEESLQNTLIVAQQTGEEIKKNSYEKAENITKEAELKAQRIINDANQEVIKIRFEYEEMKKRLHLFKTKSETLLLSQLELLKQLFNTDNDIE
- the rny gene encoding ribonuclease Y — encoded protein: MFKIIINILIGLACGLIIAVIASKIFYDRGFEARKKQAEAQIGSAEQEAQRIVGEAFKQGENKKREALLEAKEEIHKSRVELDRDIKDRRNEFMRQERRLVQKEETLDKKVEALEQKDEALNKKLKDIEVLQEQSQELVKKQTEELERIAGLSVEDAKEYLLRNIENEVKHEAAALIKEIESNAKQEADRKAKDILATAIQKCAADHVSEATVSVVPLPNDEMKGRIIGREGRNIRTLETLTGIDLIIDDTPEAVILSGFDPIRREVARLTLEKLILDGRIHPARIEEMVEKAKKEVDNTIRQEGDNAAFETGVHGLHPELVRLLGKLKFRTSYGQNVLNHSIEVSHLAGIMAAELGVDVQLAKRAGLLHDIGKAIDHEVEGSHVTIGADVAKKYKESADVVNAILSHHGDVEATNVVSVLVQAADSISAARPGARRETLESYIKRLEKLEEIANSFEGVEKCFAIQAGREIRIMVKPDVVNDADIVLKAREIVKKIEDELEYPGQIKVTLLRETRAIEYAK
- a CDS encoding tetratricopeptide repeat protein; its protein translation is MFILTSFNACLMVLLLCYVFYRLIKAKKAVMLVSFTIQLCALTIVVLSLANDVKISNSIELFYIVFGIIIPACFIIWDYRLILNSRRVAEGHADYITVKNEIIPQDENSLPEASCMGTSEISQRVMDVLENEDFVDDTITEINLLKDDLFFGIKKKLIKAENRYSQGNFDFAYDIYKGMLDITQTTGNLYFNYGNVCFKKGMYKEAISCYRKVLELDRLFEKKHLIYVNLGITYFNMEKTELALDNFFKALEINPECSTAKEGIGRIYTTTGREADAIMYYEDLLKNDNSNYELSLSLGKLLVELGYIDEAKVRFETCIKHKPGQAEAYILLGKLFMTVGQYSEATKVFKTYITTNNADYIGHYNLAECYFQNKEYKNAITEYMQTINYNPNSHESLYKLGLIYDETEEPEKAIDCFRAVIQIKRDFIDAYNNLGIVLAKSQRHVEALASYTEGIKQSPDNFRLYFNMGVVLFELKRYEDSSDAFARAVELNPADRDVYYYLGASLTELKQYDEAIKAYGRALDDRMQEGELYYNIAAVYALMKKQDIALDNLKKAVSKDSDIKREITRNSVFDYMRTNSDFIELVS
- the folD gene encoding bifunctional methylenetetrahydrofolate dehydrogenase/methenyltetrahydrofolate cyclohydrolase FolD yields the protein MSAKVLNGTELAAKVKSELKAKIDELKSKGINPGLAVIIVGDDPASRVYVNHKKNDCAEIGIKSFEYALPASTKEEELLGLIETLNNDAAVNGILVQLPIPKHINEDKVIAAISPDKDADCFHPMNVGKLMIGKPEFLPCTPAGVVELLEENDIEISGKNCVVVGRSNIVGKPQAILLLAKNATVTICHSKTANIQEVCRSADILVVAIGKSEFIKPEYVKPGAIVIDVGVSRGADGKLVGDVQFAEVSEIASAITKVTGGVGPMTRAMLMKNTYKAALLQNSL
- a CDS encoding cell division protein SepF, producing the protein MSKLLNKVFNFVGWEAVDEDEDEFAEQELSAKEEVKEEPIQTHFLNGAKKQQSGKVVNIHTGNQFKMIVAQPNTFDDAQDICDHLKSKKPVVINLEGIEKQDAQRIIDFLSGSVYALDGSIQKVSCDIFVIAPNNVDVSGDLKDELRNKTVFPWAK
- a CDS encoding YgiQ family radical SAM protein gives rise to the protein MSFLPISFEDMNEKGWDQLDFLYISGDAYVDHPSFGHAIITRVLESEGFKVGIIAQPNWKNSEDFKKLGRPKYGVLISSGVIDSMVNHYTTSKKKRSSDLYSPGGKAGYRPDRAVIVYANKIKEIFKDTPVIIGGLEASLRRFAHYDYWDDKVRRSILVDSKADLLVYGMGEKPITEIAKLLKKDVPVHSIKNLRGSAYLARYEELPAEIREAIDSNGNKKVAVLPAFEAVQESKKVYAEAFKIQYNEQDAINGRTLVQPHGDRYLVQNPPIMPLSTAELDRVYALPYERTYHPVYEKYGGIPAINEVEFSITSHRGCYGGCSFCALNFHQGRVIQKRSQASILNEAKKLTWTQGFKGYIHDVGGPTANFRNVACEKQVKNGVCKEKQCLHPEPCKNLIVDHSEYLELLRKLRTLPDVKKVFIRSGIRYDYLMLDKNDDFFTELCEHHVSGQLKVAPEHVVDRVLDKMGKPKRQLYDRFVKKFYEINEKIHMEQYLVPYLISSHPGSDLNAAVELAEYLKQQGYMPEQVQDFYPTPGTLSTCMFYTGYDARNMKKVYVPKTPKEKAMQRALLQYRKKENYHLVIEALKEAHREDLIGFGPNCLVKPLRGKQYGNTPNKEKTAVEGGKGRTKRGENKTSNTKGGKSTKQTFRENSNKNRKQSSKTAYSNAKSKSGDMKNLTRKKR
- a CDS encoding RNA-binding protein; the protein is MDKNELLKMVSKLEDRVLVSRLLDKVEQCRYSSFVYSDFLSPYEASVVKKVLDRVKDAFYKLTGGYEGAERAITVISSDFIEEDIPYSTPISLLRITPVIDNKLSHRDYLGSLIGLGIKREKIGDILVNETFADVFVIDKIAEYILYNLDKIGNVKVQCELCDIYQFTPPQKKERSINTTVASLRADSVASSGFGLSRTKVMEYFKAQRVNVNWEVVQSPSKMLDEGDVISIRGMGRIVLEKVLGNTRKDRISIVIKRFE
- a CDS encoding YggT family protein, yielding MDSVYRAINGVLFAFEMILVARAVLSWFPVSRNNRFVDLLYAITEPVLSPIRNMLSKSSIFNNSMLSMMDFSPIVAFLLIEVIRNVLFSIFKIFLY
- a CDS encoding FtsK/SpoIIIE family DNA translocase; the encoded protein is MGCYFLQVKKVKKKKKYKRVESGFSKYKNEIMGLILFAFGVLAFFSFIFTKSMGVFGRAITNVMLGFLGVAAYVVPIVLITYGVAMIFKMDSHNFRRRLIYFGVLLVLLAAFIQVSIFNYEEYSGRNLFYSISKFYEDGKALSGGGVLGGLLSLPFLMTFQVLGTVIILTTISIIDVILLTNVSMAAFLKNVSLYFSNKMKSVNENRKLRKQERLEAQEESENETEADEIDEEKPNKKHKIINFKIERENRGKSAEKLEQAPENNESEVEAAGEDSEEFTVSLTGFNEVADELVISDIKDAGLCPDTSSPDDLGNRNTTDENTESQVGSPTEKDTQKGSADENNQEELVIPQTEIKKPMIYNYPSTDLLDSNKDDINVKALKNVALEGAKKLEDTLKSFGVDARVINISRGPAVTRYEIQPSPGVKVSKIVNLSDDIALNLAAAGVRIEAPIPGKAAVGIEVPNKEMSAVLLKEIIESREFSNHSSKLAFSVGKDISGETIVADIGKMPHMLVAGATGSGKSVCINSLIMSILFKASPEEVKLLMVDPKVVELGIYNGIPHLLIPVVTDPKKAAGALNWAVQEMVNRYKLFADKGVRDLKGYNAMLTANNEQGILPHVVIIVDELADLMMVAPNDVEDAICRLAQMARAAGMHLVIATQRPSVDVITGVIKANIPSRISFAVSSQVDSRTILDMSGAEKLLGKGDMLFYPVGEPKPLRVKGSFVSDTEVERVVEFIKTQGYTSYDEDIIEKINDQATGKDDNPGDNDELLNQAIEMVVDAGQASVSLVQRKFKVGYSRAARIIDQMEARNIVGRFEGSKPRQVLISKQQWMEMQMNQNDKQKANQ